In Stieleria varia, one genomic interval encodes:
- a CDS encoding efflux RND transporter periplasmic adaptor subunit, with protein MTLRRYFPMRIHLILAAVVAIASLSVTGLDRIKETIGLPTAAEEHVTHGGEVKAEHESPEHDEHDEHAAGEHHAKHKIVVTSPVAKDITLTQQYVCQIHSRRHIELCALEGGYLKEIEVNEGQFVKKGQSLFHILPTLYEARLDADIAEAQLAQVEYDNTENLVRQNIISTQELKLAKAKLAKAVAQVKLAQAEMNFADIKAPFDGIVDRLHEQEGSLIEEGAVLTTMSDNSVMWVYFNVPEARYLEYQTAINAGENQDGLNVQLKLANHKLFDHAGKIGAIEADFDSDTGNIAFRADFPNPEGLLRHGQTGTVLIQRVEKGAIVIPQRATFEILAKKYAYVIDADNVVHQREIVIQNEKDDIFLIAEGLQAGEKIVLEGIRQVRDGEKIEYEFEEPDTVFSNLKYHAE; from the coding sequence ATGACTCTCAGGAGATACTTCCCCATGCGGATTCACTTGATACTGGCTGCGGTAGTTGCCATCGCGTCCCTTTCCGTGACTGGCCTCGACAGGATCAAAGAAACGATCGGCTTGCCGACCGCCGCCGAGGAACATGTGACTCATGGCGGCGAGGTCAAAGCTGAGCACGAGAGTCCTGAGCATGACGAACACGATGAGCACGCCGCAGGTGAACACCACGCCAAGCACAAGATCGTTGTGACCAGTCCGGTTGCCAAGGACATCACGCTGACTCAGCAGTACGTTTGTCAGATCCATTCAAGGCGACACATCGAATTGTGTGCGTTGGAAGGCGGCTATCTGAAGGAAATTGAAGTCAACGAAGGTCAGTTCGTCAAAAAAGGGCAATCGCTCTTCCACATTTTGCCCACGCTGTACGAAGCAAGGCTGGACGCGGACATCGCAGAAGCTCAGTTGGCTCAGGTGGAGTACGACAACACCGAAAACCTTGTGCGGCAAAACATCATCTCGACCCAGGAGCTGAAGTTGGCGAAAGCCAAACTTGCCAAGGCGGTTGCGCAGGTCAAGCTGGCACAAGCCGAAATGAACTTTGCCGATATCAAGGCACCTTTTGATGGAATCGTCGACCGACTGCACGAGCAGGAAGGCAGTTTGATCGAAGAAGGTGCGGTTCTGACAACCATGTCAGACAATAGCGTGATGTGGGTGTACTTCAACGTGCCCGAAGCACGCTACTTGGAATACCAGACCGCGATCAACGCAGGGGAAAACCAAGACGGCTTGAACGTTCAATTGAAATTAGCCAATCACAAACTGTTTGATCATGCGGGAAAGATCGGCGCGATCGAAGCAGACTTTGATAGTGATACCGGAAACATTGCCTTCCGTGCCGATTTTCCAAATCCCGAAGGACTTTTGCGTCACGGTCAAACCGGAACGGTATTGATCCAACGCGTCGAGAAAGGGGCGATCGTGATTCCACAACGGGCAACATTCGAGATTTTGGCAAAGAAGTATGCCTATGTCATTGATGCAGACAACGTTGTGCACCAACGCGAAATTGTGATTCAGAACGAAAAGGACGACATCTTCTTGATCGCTGAAGGATTGCAAGCGGGTGAAAAAATCGTCTTGGAAGGCATCCGACAAGTGCGTGATGGCGAAAAGATTGAATACGAGTTTGAGGAGCCCGACACCGTATTCTCGAATCTCAAATACCACGCCGAATGA